A DNA window from Kitasatospora atroaurantiaca contains the following coding sequences:
- a CDS encoding LacI family DNA-binding transcriptional regulator — MAMPSSERRAQILRVVDDLRAVRVVDLADHLGIPAVTVRRDVAALAAAGRLDRSHGVVSAPAAEAGEAGDLPVVGMLVPTIGSYFDEVIAGARAAAEGARLVLGVASYDTRDDRAQVDHLLGSSVDGLLLSPNRLPGACDGDDWLSDLPVPAVLIERRGAPGGPGSGFDSVCSDHRHGVLLALRHLASLGHDSVLLAARDDSWTALEVRAGYEVAVRRLGLDRRPIVDVRDPVATGGRTAGVEWLAEQIAGAVEAGVRAVLVHNDREAVQLPMLLRARGLLVPEDMALISYDDVFAALAAPPLTAVAPPRRFVGAAAMELLLRRLGRERALPRGRRRTWNP, encoded by the coding sequence ATGGCCATGCCGTCCTCGGAGCGGCGAGCTCAGATCCTCAGGGTCGTCGACGACCTTCGGGCGGTCCGAGTCGTCGACCTTGCCGACCACCTCGGAATACCAGCGGTGACCGTCCGCCGGGACGTCGCCGCGCTCGCGGCAGCCGGCCGACTGGACCGGTCGCACGGTGTCGTCTCCGCCCCGGCCGCGGAGGCCGGCGAAGCCGGTGACCTGCCGGTGGTGGGCATGCTCGTGCCCACGATCGGCTCGTACTTCGACGAGGTCATCGCGGGAGCCCGGGCCGCCGCCGAAGGAGCCCGGCTCGTCCTCGGTGTCGCCTCCTACGACACCCGGGACGACCGCGCTCAGGTCGACCACCTGCTCGGGTCGTCCGTGGACGGGTTGCTGCTCAGCCCGAACCGGCTGCCCGGGGCTTGCGACGGTGACGACTGGCTCAGCGATCTGCCGGTCCCGGCCGTGCTGATCGAGCGCAGGGGGGCACCCGGCGGGCCGGGCTCCGGCTTCGACTCGGTCTGCTCCGACCACCGCCACGGCGTCCTTCTCGCCCTGCGCCACCTCGCCTCGCTCGGCCACGACTCGGTGCTGCTCGCCGCCCGCGACGACAGCTGGACCGCCCTCGAGGTCCGGGCCGGCTACGAGGTGGCCGTCCGGCGTCTCGGTCTCGACCGCCGGCCGATCGTCGACGTCCGCGATCCCGTCGCCACGGGTGGCCGTACGGCCGGCGTCGAGTGGCTGGCCGAGCAGATCGCAGGGGCGGTCGAAGCGGGTGTCAGGGCCGTGCTCGTGCACAACGATCGCGAGGCGGTCCAGCTGCCGATGCTGCTGCGGGCCCGTGGCCTTCTGGTGCCCGAGGACATGGCGCTGATCTCCTACGACGACGTGTTCGCCGCACTCGCGGCCCCGCCCCTGACGGCGGTGGCACCGCCCAGACGGTTCGTCGGCGCGGCGGCCATGGAGCTTCTGCTGCGCCGGCTGGGCCGTGAGCGGGCGCTACCTCGCGGACGACGTCGAACGTGGAATCCGTGA
- a CDS encoding helix-turn-helix transcriptional regulator produces the protein MSGRYLADDVERGIRDRDTPAGAADLETARGLLLQEAEPGAAAGHFASAARMWREIGRPYETARAMERQGCALLSTDPASAVGPLTDAAAAFAELGATADVARCEHVLRELGQARPAPGRRGYGDDLSPRERQVAELLAGGATNQQIAETLFLSPRTVEHHVAKVLKKLGTTRKRVASVYAGESENP, from the coding sequence GTGAGCGGGCGCTACCTCGCGGACGACGTCGAACGTGGAATCCGTGACCGGGACACACCGGCCGGCGCCGCCGACCTCGAGACCGCACGCGGCCTGCTGCTCCAGGAGGCCGAACCCGGCGCCGCGGCCGGGCACTTCGCCTCTGCCGCGCGGATGTGGCGGGAGATCGGGCGGCCGTACGAGACGGCCCGCGCCATGGAGCGACAGGGCTGCGCGCTCCTCAGCACGGACCCCGCGTCCGCGGTCGGACCGCTCACGGACGCGGCGGCGGCGTTCGCGGAGCTGGGGGCCACCGCCGACGTCGCCCGCTGCGAGCACGTGCTGCGCGAGCTCGGCCAGGCGAGGCCGGCGCCCGGCCGCCGCGGGTACGGGGACGATCTCTCCCCGCGTGAGCGTCAGGTCGCCGAGCTGCTCGCCGGGGGCGCCACCAACCAGCAGATCGCCGAGACCCTGTTCCTCTCGCCGCGGACCGTCGAGCATCACGTCGCCAAGGTGCTCAAGAAGCTCGGCACCACCCGCAAGCGGGTCGCGAGCGTGTATGCGGGGGAGTCCGAGAACCCGTGA